Proteins from a genomic interval of Harpia harpyja isolate bHarHar1 chromosome 9, bHarHar1 primary haplotype, whole genome shotgun sequence:
- the PLA2G3 gene encoding group 3 secretory phospholipase A2 isoform X1, which produces MWARAVLACAAVLAGARAWPGGAVCAQRAAGAGGARYVAFLSPSPGPGPGPAALVESAWAGRGRLRACWARRDPRLARAFRAACARRPPAAPGAALRRDLAALWRRRAACADPAPPGGSRRRRGWTLPGTLWCGAGDSAGNASELGLFRGPDRCCREHDRCSAQIAALQFNYGIRNYRLHTVSHCDCDARFRQCLLALNDTISNIIGVTFFNLLEVPCFVLEESEECVQWHWWGGCERYGVVPLARMVQQSQYHYSLPAEETHSPAVQPSGKGRKPSRAGRKRLRQGLGRNPGLRQAQRPPTAQWSRGPGTLSPASARDKAEPTTRHPAAQWGLEPGPPTAMTVLEQDLAGGRRLPGGAQEGAGGSAHPACTQDGTIGSSPAAERCGATPAPAVEGRRQQGLGRACRCYKRLDQCEHQIAPREVKYQLHNVDTRMLFHCNCTRRLARFLRRARDLGDVEVAVLADRIAMDCFVLEPPADCSLGEGSQHNSCITATRAVLVPARHLKKTLRRWGPPHVTSKAEHPYWKTQDSGGTLYEQCLRLALEQKLGARHRAVP; this is translated from the exons ATGTGGGCGCGCGCGGTGTTGGCGTGCGCGGCGGTGCTGGCGGGCGCGCGCGCCTGGCCCGGCGGCGCCGTCTGCGCgcagcgggcggcgggcgcgggcggcgcgCGCTACGTGGCCTTCCTGAGCCCcagccccggtcccggtcccggcccggCCGCGCTGGTGGAGAGCGCCTGGGCCGGGCGCGGCCGCCTCCGCGCCTGCTGGGCCCGCCGCGACCCGCGCCTGGCCCGCGCCTTCCGCGCCGcctgcgcccgccgcccgcccgccgcccccggtgCCGCGCTGCGGCGGGACCTGGCCGCGCTCTGGAGGCGCCGCGCCGCCTGCGCCGATCCCGCGCCGCCGGgagggagccggcggcggcggggctggacGCTGCCGGGCACGCTGTGGTGCGGAGCCGGTGACTCGGCGGGGAACGCCAGCGAGCTGG GTCTTTTCCGCGGCCCCGACCGGTGCTGCCGGGAGCACGACCGGTGCTCGGCGCAGATCGCGGCGCTGCAGTTCAACTACGGTATCCGCAACTACCGCCTGCACACCGTCTCCCACTGCGACTGCGACGCCAG GTTCCGGCAGTGCCTGCTGGCCCTCAACGACACCATCTCCAACATCATCGGCGTCACCTTCTTCAACCTGCTGGAGGTGCCGTGCTTCGTGCTGGAGGAGAGCGAGGAGTGCGTCCAGTGGCACTGGTGGGGAGG GTGTGAGCGTTATGGTGTAGTACCCCTGGCCAGGATGGTGCAGCAGAGTCAGTACCACTACAGCCTGCCCGCAGAGGAGACTCACAGCCCTGCTGTGCAGCCCTCGGGCAAGGGAAGGAAACCCTCTAGAGCAGGGCGCAAGCGGCTCCGCCAGGGACTGGGGCGAAACCCCGGGCTCCGCCAGGCACAGAGACCTCCAACAGCCCAGTGGTCGCGGGGCCCAGGTACCTTGTCCCCTGCGTCTGCCAGGGACAAGGCCGAGCCCACAACCAGGCACCCAGCAGCGCAGTGGGGGCTGGAGCCCGGCCCCCCAACAGCAATGACCGTGTTGGAACAGGACCTTGCTGGAGGAAGGCGACTGCCAGGAGGAGCAcaggaaggggctgggggctcAGCACACCCTGCCTGCACTCAAGACGGCACCATCGGATCCAGCCCGGccgcggagcggtgcggagccACCCCGGCGCCTGCTGTGGAGGGGCGCAGGCAGCAGG GCCTGGGCAGGGCATGCAGGTGCTACAAGCGCCTGGATCAGTGCGAGCACCAGATCGCACCCCGAGAGGTGAAGTACCAGCTGCACAACGTGGACACCCGGATGCTCTTCCACTGCAACTGCACTCGCAG GCTGGCGCGGTTCCTGCGCAGGGCAAGGGACCTCGGTGACGTGGAGGTGGCTGTCCTGGCTGACCGCATCGCCATGGACTGCTTTGTTCTGGAGCCGCCCGCCGACTGCAGCCTGGGTGAGGGGTCACAGCACAA CAGCTGTATCACAGCAACCCGGGCTGTGCTAGTACCTGCACGGCATCTCAAAAAGACCCTGAGGCGCTGGGGTCCTCCGCATGTGACCTCCAAGGCCGAGCATCCGTATTGGAAGACACAAGACAGTGGTGGCACCCTCTATGAGCAATGCCTGCGGCTGGCCTTGGAGCAGAAGCTGGGTGCTCGGCACCGTGCGGTGCCCTGA
- the PLA2G3 gene encoding group 3 secretory phospholipase A2 isoform X2: MWARAVLACAAVLAGARAWPGGAVCAQRAAGAGGARYVAFLSPSPGPGPGPAALVESAWAGRGRLRACWARRDPRLARAFRAACARRPPAAPGAALRRDLAALWRRRAACADPAPPGGSRRRRGWTLPGTLWCGAGDSAGNASELGLFRGPDRCCREHDRCSAQIAALQFNYGIRNYRLHTVSHCDCDARFRQCLLALNDTISNIIGVTFFNLLEVPCFVLEESEECVQWHWWGGCERYGVVPLARMVQQSQYHYSLPAEETHSPAVQPSGKGRKPSRAGRKRLRQGLGRNPGLRQAQRPPTAQWSRGPGTLSPASARDKAEPTTRHPAAQWGLEPGPPTAMTVLEQDLAGGRRLPGGAQEGAGGSAHPACTQDGTIGSSPAAERCGATPAPAVEGRRQQGLGRACRCYKRLDQCEHQIAPREVKYQLHNVDTRMLFHCNCTRRLARFLRRARDLGDVEVAVLADRIAMDCFVLEPPADCSLGEGSQHNCITATRAVLVPARHLKKTLRRWGPPHVTSKAEHPYWKTQDSGGTLYEQCLRLALEQKLGARHRAVP; this comes from the exons ATGTGGGCGCGCGCGGTGTTGGCGTGCGCGGCGGTGCTGGCGGGCGCGCGCGCCTGGCCCGGCGGCGCCGTCTGCGCgcagcgggcggcgggcgcgggcggcgcgCGCTACGTGGCCTTCCTGAGCCCcagccccggtcccggtcccggcccggCCGCGCTGGTGGAGAGCGCCTGGGCCGGGCGCGGCCGCCTCCGCGCCTGCTGGGCCCGCCGCGACCCGCGCCTGGCCCGCGCCTTCCGCGCCGcctgcgcccgccgcccgcccgccgcccccggtgCCGCGCTGCGGCGGGACCTGGCCGCGCTCTGGAGGCGCCGCGCCGCCTGCGCCGATCCCGCGCCGCCGGgagggagccggcggcggcggggctggacGCTGCCGGGCACGCTGTGGTGCGGAGCCGGTGACTCGGCGGGGAACGCCAGCGAGCTGG GTCTTTTCCGCGGCCCCGACCGGTGCTGCCGGGAGCACGACCGGTGCTCGGCGCAGATCGCGGCGCTGCAGTTCAACTACGGTATCCGCAACTACCGCCTGCACACCGTCTCCCACTGCGACTGCGACGCCAG GTTCCGGCAGTGCCTGCTGGCCCTCAACGACACCATCTCCAACATCATCGGCGTCACCTTCTTCAACCTGCTGGAGGTGCCGTGCTTCGTGCTGGAGGAGAGCGAGGAGTGCGTCCAGTGGCACTGGTGGGGAGG GTGTGAGCGTTATGGTGTAGTACCCCTGGCCAGGATGGTGCAGCAGAGTCAGTACCACTACAGCCTGCCCGCAGAGGAGACTCACAGCCCTGCTGTGCAGCCCTCGGGCAAGGGAAGGAAACCCTCTAGAGCAGGGCGCAAGCGGCTCCGCCAGGGACTGGGGCGAAACCCCGGGCTCCGCCAGGCACAGAGACCTCCAACAGCCCAGTGGTCGCGGGGCCCAGGTACCTTGTCCCCTGCGTCTGCCAGGGACAAGGCCGAGCCCACAACCAGGCACCCAGCAGCGCAGTGGGGGCTGGAGCCCGGCCCCCCAACAGCAATGACCGTGTTGGAACAGGACCTTGCTGGAGGAAGGCGACTGCCAGGAGGAGCAcaggaaggggctgggggctcAGCACACCCTGCCTGCACTCAAGACGGCACCATCGGATCCAGCCCGGccgcggagcggtgcggagccACCCCGGCGCCTGCTGTGGAGGGGCGCAGGCAGCAGG GCCTGGGCAGGGCATGCAGGTGCTACAAGCGCCTGGATCAGTGCGAGCACCAGATCGCACCCCGAGAGGTGAAGTACCAGCTGCACAACGTGGACACCCGGATGCTCTTCCACTGCAACTGCACTCGCAG GCTGGCGCGGTTCCTGCGCAGGGCAAGGGACCTCGGTGACGTGGAGGTGGCTGTCCTGGCTGACCGCATCGCCATGGACTGCTTTGTTCTGGAGCCGCCCGCCGACTGCAGCCTGGGTGAGGGGTCACAGCACAA CTGTATCACAGCAACCCGGGCTGTGCTAGTACCTGCACGGCATCTCAAAAAGACCCTGAGGCGCTGGGGTCCTCCGCATGTGACCTCCAAGGCCGAGCATCCGTATTGGAAGACACAAGACAGTGGTGGCACCCTCTATGAGCAATGCCTGCGGCTGGCCTTGGAGCAGAAGCTGGGTGCTCGGCACCGTGCGGTGCCCTGA
- the INPP5J gene encoding phosphatidylinositol 4,5-bisphosphate 5-phosphatase A has translation MEPARRGSADQGSAAASGHRPGPPRGPASAASPARPVPFGAGGPARPQPDGGAPAAPFLAGGGGVPGARRSSRPDAACDPFPYGCPRPGGAQRGGPEERAPGRAAQPLPLEVGRAGAEGAGGPHAFPLPALLPPSPGAPAARPAVPSPAASGPAAGRPAFPELGPLEHAAPGKPLPAERREMLPKAESSDHISAWAGSSPRAAGLPKAVSSEFIAGGRVGLSKPAALPKPEPDELSLFGRSLGLPGSGDSCDALLGCSGRVPEDGSFRITVVTWNVGTAMPPNDVTSLLHLNTGETNDVDVIAIGLQEVNSKINKRLKDALFTDQWSELFMDVLSPFHFVLISTVRMQGVILLVFAKYYHLPFLQDIQTDCTRTGLGGYWGNKGGVSVRLSIFGHMVCFLNCHLPAHLEKAEQRKEDFATILHMQQFEGRAASGILDHDLVFWFGDLNFRIESLDIRFVKYAIDSNILSQLWEKDQLNIAKTTWPVLSGFQEGPLNFPPTFKFDVGTNKYDSSAKKRKPAWTDRILWKIKSPSVGLGAGGRRPSRGVLSVSQLCYCSHMEYTVSDHKPVAAIFAVQFASKADKPPVEIYVADEWSRPEQAVVRYKMSAGFHRSSWDWIGLYRVGFRHPKDYVSYVWARSDDGERCLDKQLCAQVVFSEEALPKGKGEYILGYYSNTSSSIAGVTEPFQISLPRSEEGSSPTDSSGSSSEEEDDSTLVLLAPKSRSPSPGKMKRHRSRSPSLAKFQGLILRPSSRDRGTSRSPSPQSRRGLPGDIPTIHLPQEELGRRGAKAKEPGRAADSQEGSSFYQTVREQGGPRRVSADNPLARADPRNLGLLPALRLEMIDQAMGRRRESTDQGYPCRRMSPTSPPGCSTSPKEGSSPQELDSHSCAMGR, from the exons ATGGAGCCGGCCCGGCGCGGCAGCGCGGACCagggctcggccgccgcctcGGGGCACCGGCCCGGCCCTCCGCGGGGCCCCGCGtccgccgcctcccccgcgcgGCCGGTGCCCTTCGGCGCCGGGGGTCCGGCCCGGCCCCAGCCCGACGGTGGGGCCCCGGCGGCGCCTTTCCTCGCCGGCGGTGGCGGCGTCCCGGGCGCCCGCAGGAGCTCCCGGCCGGACGCCGCCTGCGACCCCTTCCCCTACGGCTGCCCGCGGCCCGGGGGCGCGCAGCGCGGCGGGCCCGAGGAGCGGGCCCCGGGCCgggctgcccagcccctgccGCTGGAGgtcggccgggccggggctgaggGGGCCGGAGGGCCCCACGCCTTCCCGCTGCCggccctgctgccccccagcccgggcgcccccgcggcccgccccgccgtGCCGTCCCCGGCGGCGtccggcccggcggcgggccggCCCGCCTTCCCCGAGCTCGGTCCCCTCGAGCACGCCGCCCCCGGGAAGCCGCTGCCCGCCGAGCGGAGGGAGATGCTCCCCAAGGCGGAGTCCAGCGACCACATCTCGGCCTGGGCGGGCTCCTCGCCCAGGGCCGCCGGCCTGCCCAAAGCCGTCTCCAGCGAGTTCATCGCCGGCGGGCGGGTGGGCCTGTCCAAGCCCGCAGCCCTCCCCAAACCGGAGCCGGACGAGCTCTCCCTCTTCGGGAGGTCCCTCGGCCTGCCGGGCTCCGGCGACTCCTGCGACGCGCTCCTCGGCTGCTCGGGAAGGGTCCCGGAGGACGGCTCGTTCCG CATCACAGTGGTCACCTGGAACGTGGGCACAGCCATGCCCCCGAATGACGTGACATCCCTGCTGCACCTCAACACGGGCGAGACAAATGATGTGGACGTGATCGCCATTGG GCTGCAAGAGGTGAACTCTAAGATAAACAAGCGCCTGAAGGATGCCCTCTTCACAGATCAGTGGAGCGAGCTCTTCATGGATGTGCTGAGCCCCTTCCACTTTGTCCTG ATCAGCACAGTGCGGATGCAAGGTGTGATCCTACTGGTGTTTGCCAAGTACTACCACCTCCCCTTCCTGCAGGACATCCAGACAGACTGCACAAGGACGGGACTGGGAGGCTACTGG GGCAACAAGGGTGGGGTGAGCGTTCGTCTCTCCATCTTCGGCCACATGGTCTGCTTCCTGAACTGCCACCTGCCAGCGCACCTGGAGAAGGCGGAGCAGCGCAAGGAGGACTTTGCCACTATACTGCACATGCAGCAGTTTGAGGGGCGTGCGGCCAGCGGCATCCTGGACCATGA cCTTGTGTTCTGGTTTGGGGACCTCAACTTCCGCATCGAGAGCCTCGATATCCGCTTTGTGAAGTACGCCATCGACAGCAATATCCTGAGCCAGCTCTGGGAGAAGGACCAG CTGAACATTGCCAAGACCACCTGGCCTGTCCTCAGCGGCTTTCAGGAGGGACCCCTGAACTTCCCACCCACCTTCAAGTTCGATGTGGGCACCAATAAGTACGACAGCAG TGCCAAGAAGCGAAAACCTGCCTGGACTGACCGGATCCTCTGGAAGATTAAATCTCCCAGTGTTGGGCTTGGTGCAGGCGGGCGCCGGCCCAGTCGGGGCGTCCTGTCGGTGAGCCAGCTCTGCTACTGCAGCCACATGGAGTACACCGTCAGCGACCACAAGCCGGTCGCTGCCATCTTTGCAGTGCAG TTTGCTTCCAAGGCAGACAAGCCCCCAGTTGAGATTTATGTGGCTGATGAATGGAGCAGGCCTGAGCAAGCAGTTGTCAGGTACAAGATGTCGGCTGGCTTCCACCGGAGCTCCTGGGACTGGATAGGACTCTACCGG GTGGGCTTTCGGCATCCTAAAGACTACGTGTCCTATGTCTGGGCCAGGAGTGATGATGGAGAGCGCTGCCTAGACAAGCAACTGTGTGCGCAG gtggtGTTCTCAGAGGAGGCACTGCCCAAGGGGAAGGGCGAGTACATTCTCGGATACTACAGCAACACCTCCAGCAGCATCGCTGGTGTGACTGAGCCCTTCCAG ATCTCCCTGCCCAGGTCAGAGGAGGGCAGCAGCCCCACGGACAGCTCGGGCAGCAGCTCAGAAGAGGAGGATGACAGCACACTTGTCCTGTTGGCCCCCAAATCCCGTAGCCCCAGCCCAGGCAAGATGAAACGGCACCGGAGCCGAAGCCCCAGCCTGGCCAAGTTCCAGGGCCTCATCCTGCGGCCGTCAAGCCGGGACAGGGGTACGAGCCGCAGCCCCTCACCCCAGAGCCGCCGTGGCCTCCCCGGGGACATCCCCACCATCCACCtgccccaggaggagctggggcgCCGTGGAGCCAAAGCCAAGGAGCCAGGGCGGGCAGCCGACAGCCAGGAGGGCAGCTCCTTCTACCAGACTGTGCGGGAGCAGGGCGGCCCCCGGCGCGTCTCTGCCGACAACCCCCTGGCCAGGGCTGACCCCAGGAACCTGGGCCTGCTGCCTGCGCTCCGCTTGGAGATGATCGACCAGGCCATGGGCCGGCGGAGGGAGAGCACGGACCAGGGCTACCCCTGCCGGAGGATGAGCCCCACCAGCCCCCCGGGCTGCAGCACCTCCCCAAAGGAGGGGAGCAGCCCCCAGGAGCTGGACAGCCATAGCTGTGCCATGGGCCGCTGA
- the SELENOM gene encoding selenoprotein M — protein sequence MLRALSLLVAAAAAALAVEGGPGPPRLRGAELRDLARGKVETCGGURLNRLKEVKAFVRQDIPLYHNLEMKHLPGADPELVLLSHRYEELERIPLSDMTREEINQLLQELGFYRKETPDAPVPEEFQFAPARPLSTLPPLQVPAANGKTPRERDEGEHPDL from the exons ATGCTGCGGGCGCTGTCGCTgctggtggcggcggcggcggcggcgctggcggtGGAGGGcggcccgggacccccccggctCCGCGGGGCCGAGCTGCGGGACCTGGCCCGGGGCAAGGTGGAG ACCTGCGGCGGGTGACGGCTGAACCGCCTGAAAGAG GTGAAGGCCTTCGTCAGGCAGGACATCCCCCTCTA CCACAACCTGGAGATGAAGCATCTGCCCGGTGCTGACCCTGAACTTGTGCTCCTCAGCCACCGATACGAGGAGCTGGAG AGAATCCCCCTGAGTGACATGACCCGGGAGGAGATCaaccagctgctgcaggagctgggcttCTACCGCAAGGAGACGCCTGATGCCCCCGTGCCTGAGGAGTTCCAGTTTGCCCCTGCCAGGCCTCTGTCCACCCTGCCACCCCTGCAAGTTCCTGCTGCCAATGGCAAGACCCCACGCGAACGTGATGAGGGAGAACACCCAGACCTCTAG